The Streptomyces sp. cg36 genomic interval GCCGCGACGGGAACGGCGCCCAAGGCCGTGGCCGGAGCGGCAAGTGAGGTCGGGACAGGAGCCGAGGCCGCGACGGGAGCAGGAGCCGAGCCCGAGGAGCGGCGGGTCTCCAATCTTGAGCTCTTCTTCGACCTCGTCTTCGTCTTCACCCTCACCCAGTTGACCGTCCTGCTCACCCACGACCTCTCGTTCGCGCAGGCCGGACGGGTGCTGCTGATCTTCGTGGTGCTGTTCTGGATGTACGGGGCGTACGCGTACCTCACCAACCAGGTGCCGCCCGAGACCAACGCGCGGCGGCTGCCGCTGGTCCTCGGCATGAGCGGGTTCCTGATCTGCGCGCTCGCCATCCCGGGCGTCTTCAAGGACGACGGGGTGGCCTTCGGGCTCGGCTTCGTCCTGGTCACCGTGGTCCACAGCGCGCTGTACGCGGTGGTGCACGGCCGCCACGTACTCAGTTTCGCGCTGCCCAATGTGGCGGCGGCGCTGTGCGTCACGGCCGCCGGTACGGTCGACGGCCGCGCGGCCGAGGCGTGGTGGCTGGCGGCGATCGTCCTCCAGACGGTCACCCCGGTCATCTCCGGCCGGTTCACCCGCGACTACACGGGCACCCGCGAGAGCGTCAACGGCCGGGTGGGCGCGCTGGATCCGGCGCACTTCGTGGAGCGCCACGGGCTGCTGCTGATCGTCGCGTTCGGCGAGTCCGTGATCGCGATCGGGGTCGGCTCGGGCGACCTGGCGCTGAACCTCGGGCTCTTCGGCGGGGTGGTGCTCGCGCTGGCACTGGCGACCGCGCTGTGGTGGACGTACTTCATCCGCGACGAGGCGGCGGCCGAGGCCGCGCTGCGGCGGGTGACGGGCCAGGGCCGGTTCCGCGCCACGATGCGCGCGTACTTCTACTGCTTCGTCCCGATGCTGCTCGGCGTCGCCGTGCTCGCGGCCGGGGTGAAGAAGTCGATCGGGCACCTGCCGGACGCCCTGCCCACCGCGCCCGCCGTCGCCCTGGCGGGCGGGGTCGCGCTCTTCCTCGCGGGCAACGTGGCCTTCCGCGCGTCGCTGGGGATCGCGCCGGTGGGCTATCGGGCGGGCGCCACGGCGGCGGCGCTGGCCACGGCGTTCCTCGGCGTCCGCGTCGACGCGCTGGCCGAACTGTTCGCCCTGGTGCTGGTCCTGGTCACGATGCTGCTCGCGGAGGCGCGTTGGGGGATCTGCGAGGCCACGGAGGCCGCCGCGCGCCCCGAGCACGCCTCACGCGCCCCGGAGCACGCCGGGGCCGGCTGCGCGCACTGCGGTGCGGCCTGACGCCGCCCCGTCCCCCGGGGCGGCGCGCGGCGTCACGGGCAGCGGATGACCTGGCCCGCGTACGACAGGTTGCCGCCGAAGCCGAAGAGCAGGACCGGGTCGCCGGTGGCGATCTCGCCGCGTTCCACCAGCTTGGACAGGGCCATCGGGATGCTGGCGGCCGAGGTGTTGCCGGACTCGACGACATCGCGGGCGATCACCGCGTTGACCGCGCCGATCTTGCGGGCGACGGGTTCGATGATGCGCAGGTTGGCCTGGTGCAGCACGACGGCGGCCAGCTCCTCGGGGGTGACCCCGGCCCGCTCGCACACCCGGCGGGCGATCGGCGGCAGCTGGGTGGTGGCCCAGCGGTAGACGGCCTGGCCCTCCTGCGCGAAGACCGGCGGGGTGCCCTCGATCCGCACCGCGTGGCCCATCTCCGGCACCGAGCCCCACAGGACCGGCCCGATCAGCTCCTCCGCCGCCGTCTCGACCACGGCCGCGCCCGCGCCGTCGCCGACCAGGACGCAGGTGGTGCGGTCGGACCAGTCGGTCACGCCGGTCATCTTGTCGGCGCCGATCACCAGGGCGCGGGTGGAGGAGCCCGCCCGTACCGCGTGGTCGGCGGTGGCCAGGGCGTGGGTGAAGCCCGCGCAGACCACGTTGAGGTCCATCACGGCGGGCGCGCCCATGCCGAGGCGGGCGGCGACCCGGGCCGCGGTGTTGGGCGAGCGGTCGACCGCCGTGGAGGTGGCGACGATCACGAGGTCGATGTCGGCGGGGCTCAGCCCGGCCGCGGCGAGCGCCTTGGCGCCGGCGTGCGCGGCCAGCTCGTCCACGGGTTCGTCGGGCCCGGCCACATGGCGGGTGTGGATGCCGACCCGACTGCGGATCCACTCGTCGCTGGTCTCGACCATGGCGGCGAGTTCGTCGTTGGTGAGCACCTTGGCGGGCTGGTAGTGCCCGAGCGCGACGACGCGTGAGCCTCGCATGCCGGTCATGCCTGGGTTCCCCTCGTAGGACATCAGGAGCCATCCAGTCTTCGTGGCTACCGGTCGGTACGGGGGCAGGAGATCCAACAGGCTTCCCGGCCCGCCTTTGGAGCCTTGTGTCAGCTCCGGGGGTCAGGGGCCCGTGCGCCGCACACCGGCCGGCCGCGGGACGGCCGGACGGCCACCGCGGGACGGCGTACGGGGAGGCGAAGACGGGGAGCGGCGCGGGAGGTCGGGCGCACGACCGCGTGCGGGACAATGGGACCGTCATACCCCTGCGCAACCGCGCACCCCGCACAACCGCACCTCCACGCCACCACCGGGAATGAGTCGAATGGGACGGGTCACCGAGCGCCGCCGCGTCATACGCATCCGGGACGGGGCCGTCTCCGCGCGGCCGGACACGCTCGTGGCCGAGGAGCCACTGGAGATCCGGCTGAACGGCAAGCCGCTCGCCATCACCATGCGCACCCCGGGCGACGACTTCGCGCTCGCGGCCGGGTTCCTGGTCAGCGAGGGCGTGCTGGGGGCGGCGGAGGAGGTGCAGTCGATCGTGTACTGCGCCGGGGCGACCGCCGACGGCGTCAACACGTACAACGTGGTGGACGTGAAGCTCGCGCCCGGCGTCGCCGTCCCCGACATCACGCTGGAACGCAACGTCTACACGACGTCCTCGTGCGGCCTGTGCGGCAAGGCGAGCCTGGACGCGGTCCGTACGCAGGCCCGTTTCCCGATCCGCGACGCTCCCCCGGTGCGGCTGGCGCCCGAGCTGCTCGCGGACCTGCCGGACCGGCTGCGGTCGGCCCAGCGCGTCTTCGACCGCACCGGCGGGCTGCACGCGGCGGCACTGTTCTCCGAGGAGGGCGAGCTGCTGGACGTGCGCGAGGACGTGGGCCGCCACAACGCGGTGGACAAGCTGGTGGGCCGGGCCCTCCAGGACGGGCGGCTGCCGCTGTCGCGGTCGGTGCTGCTGGTGTCGGGCCGGGCCTCGTTCGAGCTGGCCCAGAAGGCCGTCATGGCCGGAATTCCCGTACTGGCGGCCGTCTCGGCGCCGTCGTCGCTCGCGGTCGACCTCGCCGCCGAGACCGGCCTGACCCTGGTCGGCTTCCTGCGCGGGGCCTCCATGAACGTGTACGCGGGCGAACACCGCATCGCCCTGGAGGCCCCGGCGGCGCGGGGCTAGGGGCTAGCCCGCCTGGTCCGCGAAGACGACCTCCGCGGCCGGTCGGACCTGGCCCAGGCGCGGGAAGTTGAGCGCGGTCGCCGCGCGGTGCTCGTCGGCGGTGAGCGCCGCCATCGCGTCCTCGGCGAAGACGAGTTCGTAGCCGAGGTCGGCGGCGGCGCGGGCGGTCGACTCGACGCCGAGGTTGGTGGCGATGCCGCCGAAGACCAGCGTGGTGACACCGCGCTCGGCCAGCAGTTCGTGCAGGCCGGTGCCGTGGAAGCCGCCGATGGTCCGCTTCACCACGACCAGGTCGCCCTCCTGGGCCAGCCCCTCGACGAGGCCGCTGCCGGGCGGCTGGGCCTCGACGTGGGGGCGTTCGACCCGTACGAGGACGACGGGCGCGCCCGCCGTGCGGGCCCTGGCCGCCAACTCCTGCGCGGTGAGCAGCACTTCGTCCCCGGTGCGGGGCGCGAGCGGCAGGGCGACGATGCGGTCCATCAGGTCGACGAGGACCAGCGCGGTGCGGGCGGGGTCCAACGGGGCGTCAGGTGCGGTCATGGCGGCACGCTACCGGTTAAATGATCAAGGTGAGAGCCCGGGGCGCGCCCCGCAGCCCGGCGCACGCCCTCGCCGCACGGCGCGGGGCCGCCCGTCCGCCGCGCCGCGCGCTCCCGTCACGCCTCCTCGTCGAGGCCGATCCGCCGCAGCAGTTCCAGCAACTGCCGCTGCTCGGCCGGGTCGAGCGGAGCGAGGAGTTCGGCGTTCGCCCGCTCCGCCGCCTCGGCGCAGCGGGCCAGCATCCGCTCCCCGGCCGGGGTCAACGTGACGGCGTTCTTGCGGCGGTCCACGGGGTCGGGCTCCCGTACGACGTACCCGTCGGCCTGCAGGCCGTTGAGCACGCCGACCAGGTCCTTGGCGTCGAGCGAGATCCGGCGGCCGAGCTCCGCCTGGGCGATCGGCCCGAACTCCGAGACGGCCGCCAGTACGGCGTGGGGCCACATCTTGGCGCCCTCCTCGGCCACGGCCGCGGCGACGAGCCCTCGGCCACGGGCGGCGACCCGGCCGAGGATCCAGCTGGGCAGCGCCTGGATGCGCTGGAGGGCGGGGAGGGGGGCGGGGTGAGGAGTGGGGTTCGCGGTCACGGTGACGATCTTATCCAGAAACCGTTGGACCTCCCAACGGTCTACGTCTATCGTTGGTCACCGTTGGGACCACCAACGAGTTCCGTTGGTTTGTTGCCGGCTGTCATCCGTCATCCGTCATCCGTCATCCGTCATCCGTCATCCGTCATCCGTCATCCGAGGAGGCTCCATGCGTCGCGTTCGCTTTGAAACCAACGGCGGTCCCGAAGTCCTGTTCGTCGAGGAAGTCGCGGCTCCCGAGCCCGGGGCCGGTGAGCTGCTCGTGCGTACCGATGCCATCGGCGTCACCCTGCCCGTCGTACGCAAGGTGCGTGAGGGCAGCGAGACGTTCGCGCTGGGCGGTGAGGTCGCGGGGACGGTGGTCGCCGTCGGTGCGGGCGTCACCGCCTTCGCCCCGGGCGACCGCGTCACCGGCCTCTGCTTCAGCCACGGATACGCCGAACTGGCCGTCCTCCACGAGGCCATGGCCTCCCGCGTCCCCGACCACGCCTCCCCCGTCGAGGCGGTCGCGCTGGTCCGCAGCGGGCTGGTGGCGCGCGGTGCGTACGAGGCGGCGCGGCCGGTGCGCGGCGAGTCGGTGCTGGTGACGGCGGCGGCCGGCGCCGTCGGCCAGCTGGCTCTGCAACTGGCGCGGGCGGGCGGTGCCTCGCGGGTGGTGGCGGCCGTGAGCTCCGCCGAGAAGGTCGGCTTCGTACGGGAGATGGGCGCCGACGACGTGGTGCTGTACGGCGACGCGTCCTGGGGCGAGCCGGTCGACATCGTCCTCGACGGTGTCGGCGGCGAGCTGCTCACCCCGGCCGTGAAGGCGCTCGCCCCCGGTGGGCGGCTGGTGGCCTTCAGCTCGGGCGGCGGCACCATCGAGGCGTACGACCTGCTGGTCGGCGGCAAGTCGGTGGTGGCGTTCCAGATGGCGCTGATCGCCCGTACCCGGCCCGAGTGGTACGCGGCCTGGCGCGACGAGCTCTGGGAGCTGCACCGCGCGGGCGCTCTGCGCGCGGCCGTGCACGCCGCGCTGCCGCTGGAAGAGGCGGGCCGCGCCCATGAACTGATCGAGTCGCGCCGCAATCAGGGCAAGGTCGTGCTGCTCACCGGCGCGGCGTGAGGGCGGCCGGGTTCGCGGTGGCGCGCGGCTCCGCCACCGGCTCTTCCAAGGAGTCGACCGGCTCCTCCAGCGGGTCGCGGGCCCTGCGCCGCGCCAGTACCGCGCACACCATCAGCTGCATCTGGTGGAACAGCATCAGCGGCAGCACCGCGAGCGACGCCTGGGCGCCGAACAGCACGCTGGCCATGGGCAGTCCGGCCGCCAGGCTCTTCTTCGAACCGGCGAACTGGATCGCCACCCGGTCGGCCCGCCCGAAGCCGAGCCTGCGGCCCCCGTACCAGCTGAGCGCCAGCATCGCGGTGAGCAGCACCGCCTCGACCACGAGCAGGACGCCGAGCCGGGCCGGGCTCACCGTGTGCCAGATGCCGCGGACCATGCCTTCGCTGAACGCGGTGTAGACGACCAGCAGGATCGAGCCCCGGTCCACCAGGCCCAGCAGGGTGCGGTGCCGGTCGAGGAAGCCGGGCCGCGGCGCGTCGGCGCCCGGCCGACCGTCGGCCCGTGCGCGCCGCCGCCGGTCGCCCAGGCGGCGCAGCAGCTGCCCGGCGACGAACGGCACCAGGAGCTGGAGGGCGATGCGGCCCACCGAGTCCACCGAGACCCCGCCCGCGCCGCCCCCGAGCAGCAGTGCGGCGAGCAGCGGGGTCACGAGGATCCCGGCCAGGCTGGAGAAGGAGCCCGCGCAGATCGCGGCGGGCACGTTGCCGCGCGCGATCGAGGTGAAGGCGATCGACGACTGGATGGTGGACGGCACCAGGCACAGGAAGAGCAGGCCGCGGTACAGGTCCGGGGTGAGCGCCCACGGCACCAGCCCGCGGGCCGCCAGGCCGAGCAGCGGGAAGAGGACGAACGTGCAGGCCAGGACGGTGAGGTGGAGCCGCCAGTGGCGCAGTCCGTCCAGGGCCTCGCGGGTGGAGAGCCGGGCCCCGTAGAGGAGGAAGAGCAGGGAGACGGCGCCGGTCGCGGCGTCGCCCGCGACCCGCGCGGCGCTCCCGGAGGCGGGCAGCAGGGCGGCGAGGGCGACCGTGCCGATGAGCGCCATGATGAACGCGTCGACGGGCAGCCAGGCCGGTATGCGCAACCCTCGGCGGCCGTTGGCGGGGCCGCCGGGGGCGTTCCGGTCGGGGGTTCGCCCACCGGGGTCGGGGGCTCGCCTGCCGGGGGCCGGCCTCTCGGGGGCTCGCCCATCAGGTGCCGGCGTGCCAGGGGTGTGCCTCTCGGAGGCTGGCCTGTCGGGGGCTGGCCTGTCGGGGGCCGGCCTGTCGGGGGTACGGCGGTTCATCGGGTCCACTTCGCATCGCTCGGGGAGGGGCGGCCTCTCCCGATCATTCACTCCGCCGGGCCGATCGGGAATCCCGTACACCGTGCTGACTGTCATCGGTATTCGCGATAGCCTCGACCCGTGTACGAGCCCCACCAGCTGCGGACGTTCCTCGCGGTCGCGCAGACGCTCAGCTTCACCCGGGCCGCCCGGCGGCTGGGGGTGCGGCAGTCGACGGTGAGCCAGCACGTGCGGCGGCTGGAGGAGGCGGCCGGGCGGCAGCTGTTCAGCCGGGACACGCACAGCGTGCGGCTGACCGAGGACGGCGAGGCCATGCTGGGCTTCGCGGGCACGATCCTGGCCGCGCACGAGCGGGCCGCGGCCTACTTCACCGGCACGCGGCTGCGCGGCCGGCTGCGGTTCGGGGCCTCGGAGGACTTCGTGCTCACCCGGCTGCCGGAGATCCTGGAGTCCTTCCGGCGCGATCATCCGGAGGTCGACCTGGAGCTGACCGTCGAGCTCTCGGGCACCCTGCACCGCCGTCTTGAGGCGGGGCGGCTCGATCTGGTGCTCGCCAAGCGGCGCCCGGGCGACACCCACGGCGAGCCGGTCCGGCACGACACGCTGTGCTGGATCGGCGCGCCCGGCCTGCGGATCGACCCCGACCGGCCGGTGCCGCTGATCCTGTTCCCGCCGCCGGGCATCACCCGGGCCCGGGCGCTGGAGGTCCTGGAGGAGCACGGGCGCGCCTGGCGCATCGCCTGTACGAGCGGCAGCCTCAGCGGGCTGGTCGCGGCTGCCCGGGCGGGGCTCGGCGTGATGGCGCACGCGCGCGGCCTGGTGCCGCCGGGGCTGGTGCCGCTGCCGCCCCGGTCCGGGCTTCCGGAGCTCGGCGGGGTGGACTTCGTCCTGCTGCACGGCAGGCGGCGGGCCTCGGCGCAGGAGGCGGCGGACGCTCTGGCGGCGGCGATCCTGGCGGGCGGCGACCGGTTGCAGGGGCCGCTCCGGCGGGACGACGGGCTCTAGCGCGTGCCTTTCGGATCTTGCCTGGGTCGCGGCCGACAAGATCCGAAGGACACGCCCTGGGGCGCCGCCCGGGTGGCCGGGACGACGGGCTCCGCTCCCCCGCTCAGGACCACGCGCCGCGCGCCGGGCGCTCGCCCCCGTACGTGAGCCGTTTGACCTCGCGCAGCACCGGTGCGCTCTCGACGTGCTGGACGCCGTCCAGGGTGCCGAGTCTTTCGCTGAGGTAGGCGTAGAGCGCGGCCGGGTCGCGGCAGATGACGACGGCGACGACGTTGGCCGGGCCGGAGGTCGCGGCGGCGAAGGCGACCTCGGTGTGGGAGGCGAGCGCCGCGCCCACCGAGGCCAGCGCCGAGGGCGCGACCGTGATCCACAGCACGGCCCGGGTGCGGAAGCCGAACCGGTTGGTGTCGAACTCGACGTCGACGAAGAGCGCCCCGGAGCGCAGCAGTTGGTCCAGGCGCCGTTTGACGGCGGACTCGGAGCGTCCGGTGGCCTTCTGGAGTTCGGGGTAGCCGGCGCGGCCGTTGGCGGCGAGTGCGTCGATGAGTGCCTCGTCGGCGGCGTCCAGCCGGAGCGGGCCGGTGGCCGGTTCGAAGGGCTCGGGGGTCAGGGCCGCCCGTTCCCCGGCGGTGAGGGCGGAGTCCTTGGCGAACCAGCCGAGGGGGCCGCCGAAGAAGCGGTGGAGCAGCTGGTGGGCGCCGATCTCGACGATGCTCGGGGTGCGCGGCAGCTTGCCGAGCAGCAGCGCCTCGTGGTCCTCGGGGCGGCGGGACTCGGTGGTGCACACCACTTCGGTGCCGCCGGAGGTGAGTCCGATCCAGGCGGTGTCGGGCCGCCGGGCGAGCGCGGTGGCGATGGAGACGGAGGCGTCGGGGGTGCAGCGCAGCCGGAGCATCCAGCGGGTGAGGCCGAGCCGTTCGGTGTCGCGGACGCAGACGACGCGGAGTTCGCCCTCGGTGTAGAGCCTGCGGTAGCGGCGGGCGACGGTCTGGTCGGAGACGCCGAGCACGGCGGCGATCCGGCTGAAGGGGGCGCGCCCGTCGAGCACCAGGGCGCTCACCAGTTTCTGGTCGAGCTCGTCGAACTCGGCTGATTCCATGCGGTCGGCCCCTTTCGATGTCGGATTCCGTCGCTGGAGGCGCGCTGGGTGGAGGTTCGGGGCGCCGTGGCCCGATCGTACGGGACGTACGAACGTGGCGAGCCGGAGGAAAGACAATGCGTAAGTGGGGGCCGCTGGTCGCGGTGTGCCTGGGCACTTTCATGCTGCTGCTGGATGTGACCATCGTGACGGTGGCGCTGCCCGACATGGCCAGTTCGCTGGACGCGTCGCTGTCGGGGTTGCAGTGGGTGATCGACGTGTACGCGCTGGCGCTGGCCGCGCTGCTGCTGGGCGCGGGCGCCGGTGCGGACCGGGCGGGGCGCCGTAAGTTCTACGCGGCGGGCACGGTCCTGTTCGCGGGTGCCTCCCTCGCCTGCGGCCTCGCGGGCGACTCGGGCACGCTGATCGCGATGCGCGCCCTGCAGGGCGTCGGCGCGGCGGCCATGTTCGCGACCACGCTGCCGCTGCTGGGCGCCTCCTACCAGGGGCGCGACCGGTCGCTGGCGCTCGGTGTGTGGGGCGCGGTCAACGGCGCCGCCGCGGCGCTCGGCCCGATCCTGGGCGGGCTGCTCACCGAGGGCTTCGGCTGGCGGTGGATATTCTTCGTCAACCTGCCGGTGAGCGCGGTCGCGGTGTGGCTGACGGTCCGGGTGGTCCCGGAGTCCAAGAGCCCGGCGGGCGGGCGCGCCGACTGGGCGGGCACGGCCCTGTTCGCGCTCTTCGCGGGGACGCTGACCTATGGCGCGGTGAACGCCGGTACGGACGGCTGGGGCGACGCGCGGACCCTGGTCTCGTTCGCGGCCTCGGCCGCCGCGCTGCTGTGCTTCGTGCTGGTGGAGAGCCGGGCGCCGCAGCCGCTGATGGATCTGTCGCTGCTGCGCCGCCCGGCGTTCGTGGGGGTGCTGGTGGCCGCGCTGGCCCTGAACTCGGCGGCCTTCGGTGTGCTCCCGTACACCTCGATATGGCTGCAGACGCTGCTCGGGATGAGTCCGGTGACCGGTGGTCTCGCGCTGGTGCCGCTGGCTCTGGCGTCGTTCGTGACGTCGGCGCTGGGCGGCCGTCTGCTGCACGGGGTCGCGCCCCGGGTGCTCATCTGCGTGGGTCTGGTGCTGATCGGGGCGGGGCTGTTCGGCCAGGCGCTGCTGGACGTCGACTCCGACTGGAAGACGCTGGTGGCCGGGCTCGTGGTGACGGGCATCGGGGTGGGTCTGGTGAGTCCGGCGCTCGCCTCGGCGGCGCTGGCGGCGGTGCCGCAGCGCAGCAGCGGTATGGCGACGGGCGCGATGAACACCGTGCGCCAGCTCGGCTACGCGGTGAGCATCGCGGTCTTCGGCACCCTGGCCACCTCCCGGATGGCCGACTCGCTGCACAGCACGCCCGAGGCGCGGGCGCTGGCGGGCGGGGCGGCGGGTGCGCTGCGCGGCCGGGTCTCCGACGAGTCCCTGCACTCGGCGTTCGCGTCGGGTCTGAACGGGGCGGCGGTGGCGGCCGGCGGGCTGGCGCTGGTGGCGGCGCTCGCGGTGTTCGCGCTGGTGCGGACGCCGAAGAGCGCGCCGGCCCAAGTACGGACCAATGCGCCGGTGCCGGTAGAGCGGGCGTGACCAGGTCGTACAGATTCGGTGGAGAAAAGCCCGCACCGACCTGACTCCGGAGTCAGAAAACGCCCCGTGAACGCCGGACGGGCCCGGCTTCACGGGGCTGACCTGTGCCGATGCCCGGCGCCGCCGCACTTGCGCGCGTTCCTCGAAGCCCCTCCCGCCTTGACGCTCGGTGGGGTACGGTCACCGCGCTGTGCGGAGGCCACGAGGAGCAGGGTATTGCGCGAGTTCACTGTCCCACCCATGGCGACGGCGCCGCACGTCGGCGGCTTGGCGGACGTCGTCTTCGACCATGCCCGGGACGACCCGGACCGGGTGGCGCTGGCCCGCAAGGACGCGTCGGGCCAGTGGCGGGACGTGACCTCGGCGGAGTTCCGGGACGAGGTGTTCGCGCTGGCCAAGGGGCTGATCGCGGACGGCGTCCGGTTCGGCGACCGGGTCGCGGTGATGTCCCGTACGCGGTACGAGTGGACCCTCTTCGACTTCGCGCTGTGGACCATCGGGGCGCAGCCGGTCCCGGTCTATCCGACCTCCTCGGCCGAGCAGGTCTTCTGGATGCTGCACGACTCCGAGGTCACCGCGTGCGTGGTCGAGCACGAGGACCACGCCATGACGATCGGTTCGGTGGTGGACCGGCTGCCGCACCTGAAGCGGCTGTGGCAGCTGGACGCGGGGGCGCACGGCGAGCTGGTGGAGCTGGGCCGGCCGATCGAGGACGAGGTGGTGCACCGGCACCGCCGTGCGGTGACGCCCGAGTCGACGGCCACCGTCATCTACACCTCGGGGACCACCGGCCGCCCCAAGGGCTGTGTGATCACGCACGCCAACTTCATGTTCGAGGCGGACACGATGGTCGCCCGCTGGGAGCCGGTCTTCCACTCCCGGCCGGGCGACGAGGCGGCCACCCTGCTGTTCCTGCCGCTGGCGCACGTCTTCGGGCGGATGGTGGAGGTGGCGGCCGTGCGCGGCCGGGTGAAGCTGGGCCATCAGCCCGCGCTCTCCGCGTCCGCACTGCTGCCCGACCTCCAGTCGCTGCGGCCCACCTTCATCCTGGCGGTCCCGTACATCTTCGAGAAGGTCTTCAACGCGGCCCGCAGACGCGCCGAGTCGGAAGGGCGGACCGGTCCCTTCGACAAGGCGGTGGAGGTCGCGGTCAAGTACGCGGAGGCGCTGGAGCAGCGGGCCTTCGGCCTGGGGCCGGGGCCGTCGGCCGCGCTGCGGATGCAGCACCAGTTCTTCGAGAAGGTGGTGTACGCCAAGGTCCGCGAGGCGATGGGCGGCCGGGTGCGGCACGCGATGTCCGGCGGGTCCAGCATGGGCCGGCGGCTGGGGCTGTTCTTCGCGGGTGCGGGCGTCACCATCTACGAGGGGTACGGCCTGACGGAGTCCACCGCCGCCGCCACCGCCAATCCGCCGGAGCGCACCCGTTACGGTTCGGTCGGCCAGCCGGTGCCCGGCACCACCGTGCACATCGCGGAGGACGGGGAGGTGTGGCTGCACGGGGGGCAGGTCTTCTCCGGGTACCTCAACGAGCCCAAGGCCACCGAGAAGGTCCTCAAGGACGGCTGGCTCGCCACCGGTGACCTGGGCGTCCTGGACGAGGACGGCTATCTCACCATCACCGGCCGCAAGAAGGAGATCCTGGTGACGTCCGGCGGCAAGAGCGTCTCGCCGGTGGCGCTGGAGGAACGCGTGCGGGCGCATCCGCTGGTGGCCCAGTGCATCGTCGTCGGCAACGACCGGCCGTACATCGCGGCCCTGGTCACCCTCGACCAGGAGGCCGTCGACCACTGGCTGTCGCTGCGGGACAAGCCGCCGCTGACCCCGTCCGAGCTGGTCCGGGACCCGGACCTGGAGACCGAGGTGCGGCGGGCCGTGGTGGCCGCCAACACCCTGGTCTCGCAAGCCGAGCAGATCCGGACCTTCC includes:
- a CDS encoding low temperature requirement protein A; amino-acid sequence: MPETGTGAKARTQAEAGTGTARGVATGAAAEPGAAAEVAIGAAARTAAGAAAEAATGTAPKAVAGAASEVGTGAEAATGAGAEPEERRVSNLELFFDLVFVFTLTQLTVLLTHDLSFAQAGRVLLIFVVLFWMYGAYAYLTNQVPPETNARRLPLVLGMSGFLICALAIPGVFKDDGVAFGLGFVLVTVVHSALYAVVHGRHVLSFALPNVAAALCVTAAGTVDGRAAEAWWLAAIVLQTVTPVISGRFTRDYTGTRESVNGRVGALDPAHFVERHGLLLIVAFGESVIAIGVGSGDLALNLGLFGGVVLALALATALWWTYFIRDEAAAEAALRRVTGQGRFRATMRAYFYCFVPMLLGVAVLAAGVKKSIGHLPDALPTAPAVALAGGVALFLAGNVAFRASLGIAPVGYRAGATAAALATAFLGVRVDALAELFALVLVLVTMLLAEARWGICEATEAAARPEHASRAPEHAGAGCAHCGAA
- a CDS encoding beta-ketoacyl-ACP synthase III; this encodes MRGSRVVALGHYQPAKVLTNDELAAMVETSDEWIRSRVGIHTRHVAGPDEPVDELAAHAGAKALAAAGLSPADIDLVIVATSTAVDRSPNTAARVAARLGMGAPAVMDLNVVCAGFTHALATADHAVRAGSSTRALVIGADKMTGVTDWSDRTTCVLVGDGAGAAVVETAAEELIGPVLWGSVPEMGHAVRIEGTPPVFAQEGQAVYRWATTQLPPIARRVCERAGVTPEELAAVVLHQANLRIIEPVARKIGAVNAVIARDVVESGNTSAASIPMALSKLVERGEIATGDPVLLFGFGGNLSYAGQVIRCP
- the fdhD gene encoding formate dehydrogenase accessory sulfurtransferase FdhD — its product is MGRVTERRRVIRIRDGAVSARPDTLVAEEPLEIRLNGKPLAITMRTPGDDFALAAGFLVSEGVLGAAEEVQSIVYCAGATADGVNTYNVVDVKLAPGVAVPDITLERNVYTTSSCGLCGKASLDAVRTQARFPIRDAPPVRLAPELLADLPDRLRSAQRVFDRTGGLHAAALFSEEGELLDVREDVGRHNAVDKLVGRALQDGRLPLSRSVLLVSGRASFELAQKAVMAGIPVLAAVSAPSSLAVDLAAETGLTLVGFLRGASMNVYAGEHRIALEAPAARG
- a CDS encoding isochorismatase family protein, coding for MTAPDAPLDPARTALVLVDLMDRIVALPLAPRTGDEVLLTAQELAARARTAGAPVVLVRVERPHVEAQPPGSGLVEGLAQEGDLVVVKRTIGGFHGTGLHELLAERGVTTLVFGGIATNLGVESTARAAADLGYELVFAEDAMAALTADEHRAATALNFPRLGQVRPAAEVVFADQAG
- a CDS encoding MarR family winged helix-turn-helix transcriptional regulator, whose protein sequence is MTANPTPHPAPLPALQRIQALPSWILGRVAARGRGLVAAAVAEEGAKMWPHAVLAAVSEFGPIAQAELGRRISLDAKDLVGVLNGLQADGYVVREPDPVDRRKNAVTLTPAGERMLARCAEAAERANAELLAPLDPAEQRQLLELLRRIGLDEEA
- a CDS encoding zinc-binding alcohol dehydrogenase family protein — encoded protein: MRRVRFETNGGPEVLFVEEVAAPEPGAGELLVRTDAIGVTLPVVRKVREGSETFALGGEVAGTVVAVGAGVTAFAPGDRVTGLCFSHGYAELAVLHEAMASRVPDHASPVEAVALVRSGLVARGAYEAARPVRGESVLVTAAAGAVGQLALQLARAGGASRVVAAVSSAEKVGFVREMGADDVVLYGDASWGEPVDIVLDGVGGELLTPAVKALAPGGRLVAFSSGGGTIEAYDLLVGGKSVVAFQMALIARTRPEWYAAWRDELWELHRAGALRAAVHAALPLEEAGRAHELIESRRNQGKVVLLTGAA
- a CDS encoding bile acid:sodium symporter family protein is translated as MALIGTVALAALLPASGSAARVAGDAATGAVSLLFLLYGARLSTREALDGLRHWRLHLTVLACTFVLFPLLGLAARGLVPWALTPDLYRGLLFLCLVPSTIQSSIAFTSIARGNVPAAICAGSFSSLAGILVTPLLAALLLGGGAGGVSVDSVGRIALQLLVPFVAGQLLRRLGDRRRRARADGRPGADAPRPGFLDRHRTLLGLVDRGSILLVVYTAFSEGMVRGIWHTVSPARLGVLLVVEAVLLTAMLALSWYGGRRLGFGRADRVAIQFAGSKKSLAAGLPMASVLFGAQASLAVLPLMLFHQMQLMVCAVLARRRARDPLEEPVDSLEEPVAEPRATANPAALTPRR
- a CDS encoding LysR substrate-binding domain-containing protein encodes the protein MYEPHQLRTFLAVAQTLSFTRAARRLGVRQSTVSQHVRRLEEAAGRQLFSRDTHSVRLTEDGEAMLGFAGTILAAHERAAAYFTGTRLRGRLRFGASEDFVLTRLPEILESFRRDHPEVDLELTVELSGTLHRRLEAGRLDLVLAKRRPGDTHGEPVRHDTLCWIGAPGLRIDPDRPVPLILFPPPGITRARALEVLEEHGRAWRIACTSGSLSGLVAAARAGLGVMAHARGLVPPGLVPLPPRSGLPELGGVDFVLLHGRRRASAQEAADALAAAILAGGDRLQGPLRRDDGL
- a CDS encoding Lrp/AsnC family transcriptional regulator; translation: MESAEFDELDQKLVSALVLDGRAPFSRIAAVLGVSDQTVARRYRRLYTEGELRVVCVRDTERLGLTRWMLRLRCTPDASVSIATALARRPDTAWIGLTSGGTEVVCTTESRRPEDHEALLLGKLPRTPSIVEIGAHQLLHRFFGGPLGWFAKDSALTAGERAALTPEPFEPATGPLRLDAADEALIDALAANGRAGYPELQKATGRSESAVKRRLDQLLRSGALFVDVEFDTNRFGFRTRAVLWITVAPSALASVGAALASHTEVAFAAATSGPANVVAVVICRDPAALYAYLSERLGTLDGVQHVESAPVLREVKRLTYGGERPARGAWS